The genomic segment tctcattacagatggctgtgagccaccatgtggttgctgggaattgaactcaggacctctggaagagcagtcagtgctcttaacctctgagccatctctccagcccctcccatatgtaattcaaaataaaatatacattaaatgtgAAAACTCCACATTGAGTTGTGGATGTAGCTCATCAGTAGGTCTTTTGGTTGCCTTAGGTTAAGCTTTGCGTTCAATCCACAAAATTACACACAAAACCTGAATTACCATGTTGCTGTCATTAATGACTTCTCTATTTTCTGAATGCAAAATTCTGGATAATTTAATTCAATATGAATTTTTCCAGTCTTTGAAAAATGGTCTCATAGGTATGACAGTCTTATTGACTCCTGGGGCCAGGAGATTTCAGTAACTTCGGAATCTGTCCACTTTGTGACCACAAAAATCTAGTAATTCACAAGTCTCTGCAGCTTTATGCCCAGGATCTGAGTAGAGCGACACATAACCAAAGTCCAAGGGTCCAGGGTCAAAggggtcctccctccctccttcccccccgccccccccccccccctccccccccccccctcccccccccccccctcccccctccccccctccctcccctctccctccctccctccctccccccctccctcccctctccctccctccctgtctccctccctccctccctttttttttttttttttgagaccgggtttctctgtagctttggagcctgtcttggaactagctctggtagaccaggttggccttgaattcacagagattcgcctgcctctgcctcatctctatctctgtccCTATCTCTATCCATATCTGTCCCCAGCTGTCTTCTGCTGACTCATCCAGCAACCTTGGTATTCTGCCACCGAATCACTCAAGTAACTGCCTGGTCAAAGGAATTTAGAAACCCTGGGATCCAGGAGCTGACATGACTCAGTGACAGTCTTATTGAATCCTGGGGCCAGGAGATTTCAGTAACTTCGGAATCTGTCCACTTTGTGACCACAAAAATCTAGTAATTCACAAGTCTCTGCAGCTTTATGCCCAGGATCTGAGTAGAGCGACACATAACCAAAGTCCAGGGTCCAGGGTCAAAGGGGTCCATAAACCGACATCTGAAAGGTTTTTAGACGGGCAAAGTGACTACAGGCAACTAACCTTGCAGAGAGCGCCACTTAGAGGCCTCTCGGAGCTGGTCGCGTCCACCGCCGCTCTCTGGATTTTGATTGGCGGATCCTCGGAAGCGTGGACCAATTAAAACCCTCCCGgtgtctccagccccctcccagcTACCTCCTTGGCTATTGGGACCGCTCCAAAACGATCCAATAGCAGCGCAGGaggagcgcgcgcgcgcacagaTGATTGGCTGCTGCTAGAGGGCGCTGTCAGAGCCTGATTGGCCGGGGTTGAGGACGGAAGCTCAGAGGTCCGGAGCGGCTGGAACCCGGCCGGCTGTCGCGATGCGGGGCGCGAGCCGTGGCGGGGTAGCGGGGACACTGCTGGCGCTGCTGCTGGTGCTCTCGGTGAGGAGCGGTGGCGCGTCCAAGGCCAGCGCCGGGCTCGTGACCTGCGGGTCCGTGCTGAAGCTGCTGAACACCCACCACAAAGTGCGGCTGCACTCACACGACATCAAATACGGATCCGGTGCGCGAGAGTGGTGACTGGGACCGCCAGGGGGGCGGAGGGTTAGAGACCAGATGGTCCTAGTGGGGTCTGTGGGCTGTCAAGAAGCAGGGTAGTTGCGACTTTAGACTCGCTTTTCAGGGTCATGAGAGGCAAGCCCGGGGGATTGAGGATGTGGAGGATCCACTGGAACTTGGGGGTTCGGCGGGGGACTGGGCTGCGGTGAGCCCTTGGGGTGCCTGTCATTAGTGGGGACTGTGGGAGAGGAACTTTTTAGGGTTCAAGGAGAGGATCCCGAGATCTGCCATTGACAGAGACCACGGGGTGGGCTGTCCTTCTTCAGGCAGCGGCCAACAGTCGGTAACCGGCGTGGAGGCGTCTGACGATGCCAATAGTTACTGGCGGATTCGCGGCGGCTCCGAGGGCGGGTGCCCGCGCGGGCTCCCAGTGCGTTGTGGGCAAGCAGTGCGGCTCACGCACGTGCTCACCGGCAAGAACCTGCACACGCACCACTTCCCGTCGCCTCTATCCAACAACCAGGCAAGCCCCTCTTCTAACCCCGCCGAAGCTGCGCGGGCAGGAACCCTAGCGATAGTGGGAGCGATGCAGGGGAGGGGGCCCGAACGGGGACTCAGTCTTCAGCTGCTGTGAAATGGGAGTTTTCTATTCAGAAGTTTATGAAGTTCCCGCTCTGTGTCCTGTCTCTAGGAACTTTGACAGCAGACTTAGAAGGACTGAGAGAAGTCAGTGCAATTAGCTCCTATTTGGACACAGAGGGACTGACACAGCAGATAAGTAGTAAGACTCGAAAGGGAGGAGGAACTCAGGCTGGGGCTGAAAGAGACTAGGAGCTTCCCCAacccttttcttctgtggaatAGCTCCTGCTAAAGCGTGGGGTCCCTGTGCCTGGTCTGGGAGGGGCTTGAGGGTGATAGGGAGCTTGGTCACCAGTCTGGGAGCTTGGGGGATTTGCCTTCACTAGGTTAGTACAGGAGCCCATGGAGAGGAGGTCTTAGCTCCAGGGACCAGTAGGCACTACATAGACTGATACAAGAGGCTCTATGTGctcggcagtggtggtgcccgcctttagtcccagcactcaggagagagaggtaGGTGGGTTCCTGAGTTcttggacagccttgtctacagagtgagttccaggacagccagcgctacacaaagaaattctatctcacaaaacaagaacaacaacaacaacaaaaaaagctctGTGCATCTAAAGAAACCTTCAATGGAATGGAaatctttggtttttgagaccagCTCTCTGTAGAGAGAACTACATgtagatagccctggctgtcctggaactcactctgaagatcaggcaggcctcaaacacccagagatctgcctgcctctgcctcctgagtgctggacttaaaggcgtatgccacacCATACCCAGCTAAAGTGGGACTCTTGATGTCCCCTTTCACAGTTGTGGATGCTGACGGTCAGGGAAAGGATCAGAGGCCCAGGATACTAGGTGCAAGTATTACTGCTAGCCATGCAGCTCAGGGGACTCTGTGCCCTCTGTGTGACTGTCCCCCATGCTTTCCACTCTCAGGAGGTGAGTGCTTTCGGGGAGGACGGTGAGGGTGATGACCTGGACCTGTGGACAGTACGATGTTCTGGGCAACATTGGGAACGTGAGGCCAGCGTGCGTTTCCAGCATGTGGGCACGTCTGTGTTCCTGTCGGTCACTGGTGAGCAGTATGGTAGCCCCATTCGTGGGCAGCACGAGGTGCACGGCATGTCCAGCGCCAATGCTCACAACACATGGAAGGCCATGGAAGGCATCTTCATCAAGCCTGGAGCAGATCTCTCTACGGGTCATGATGAACTCTGAGCGctgatgggggaagggaggaaggggggctGGGTAGGGATTCTGCAGGGCCACTTTGTGTAAGACTTTGTTTGCAGGGCCCTCAAGTGCCTTTATGATTAAAGAATATTGGTTTGTGATTATATTTGCTGTAACCCCAGCGATGATCTGGAGGTACCAGTCATATCTGTCCAAGTTACCATCTCAATCCCACCTGTCTCTAGGTATTTGTATctgttcaaactttttttttaaatgagccctggctggcctgaaattcacagagatccacctgcctctgcctcctgagtgctgggattaaaggcgtgcaccaccacaactggcccaaattgtttttaaaatcattttttattactagtgtgagtgcatgtgctgtgtgtatgttgttACCTGTGCCCCActgcatgcatggaggtcagagaccaaCTCTGTCCAGCTGATTCTCATCTTCTACCTTTATGTTGGTTCCAGAGATCAAAATTAGGTCGCCAGGATTGTGTAGCACACGCTTTGACTGCAGAGCTATCTCAGTGGCCCCAAACCCTTTTTCGATGCATTATAAAGCTGTCCATGCATTATAATGTTgccctgcagagccatctcaccTGTCTACCCTACAGTGACCTCCTTGCAATggacttcagttcccaggatttgaactcaggcaaCTTTTCTATTGAGGGGCGTTAGCCCCAGGGTCCCTGCCATCTGGGATGGGGCTCAAGCTCGCCAGTCTTCTCATTCTTTGCTCTCAGGACCCCACTCTTCTGGTGGTTGAGGCAGTCTTGAGATTTTGcactcctttgatcccagtacttgggaggcagaggcagaggaatctctgtgagttcaaggccagcttgatctacaaagggagttctgagacagccagagatacacatacacacacacacacacacacagagagagagagagagagagagagagagagagagagagagagagagagagatttatctTTGACCGAAGGCCAGTTGCAGATTTTGCCTATCTACTGGAGAGTAATAACCCGAGCTTCCCCAGGGACCTAGAGAGGAAAGAACTaaggctgaagagacggctcggGGTTAAGAGCACAGTCTGCCCTTTCGGAGAACTGGCACCCAGTTGtgtcaggtggctcataacctgtagctccagttttaAGGGGGTTTCTCATGCCTCtcacctctgtgggcacttgcaGACATGTTTACAAACTCAgacacatgtaattttaaaacagagTGAGAAGAATACTTCCAAAGACATCTCAAGGGAAGAAaactccaaaaacaaaataaaatttaaaaaaaagcatgtatAGAACTCTGAAGAGGTACAATGTGGGCAGTCAGGGTACTACAATTTAAAGCCACGGATAGAGAGGGCTGGGGAGTTGAGTTGTGAACTGTTTGGAACTGGTGGGCAGTTGGTACTTGGTGTGCACGAGCtatgggtagagcacttgctagcATGGACAAGGCATGGGgcccattcccagcaccaaaattAGATGAAATAGTGCACACAATGCAGTGTGcagtttaaataagaaaaaaaaaaaaaaaaaaaaaccaagcagaagaaagagaagggcccACATATTAGCAGGCTAACAACTCtctagtagtgtgtgtgtgtggtcctgggCTTGGCTGTGTAGGTCATAAGAACTTCAGGAAACTGCTGAAGATGAAAAGTGTTGATTTCCTGAGAGCCAAAAAAAGTCCCAAGAGACTGGGATGACAGTTGGCTAGAAGAGACTTGGAATAGGGTGGGGAGAACAGAAAGCACATGGATTTGAGAAATCgactgactttttatttattttattattttattatttattattattttttatttatatttatttttggtttctcaagacagggtttctctgtgtatcttgggctgtcctggaactcactttgtaaatcagactggcctcgaactcacagagatccgcctgcctctgcctccctgagcactaagattaaaggcgtgtgccaccactacccagctgtcTTTATTAAAGTGTGTGGGTGAGACAAAAACTGTCATTAATTGAATCCTAAGGGGAGGAGGTTATGTGTTGGGCCATTACTCCCCTGCCCCTGTGAGACCCTTGTTTTCCCACCGAcaaacttttgttttgagacagggtctttccatgTGACTGtagctggtctgaaactcactagaccaggctggtttagaactcatagagatccacctgcctctgcctcctgggtgctggaattaaaggtgtgcaccaccatgcgaccaaacttttaaatgttatcttttaagtgtgtgtatgtgtgtgtgtaaatgtgcacatgagtgtagtgccctcaggtcagaagagggagctggggctacagatggttgtgagctatctagtatgggtgctgggaacctcaTTCAGGCCCACTTTTAACAGCGCTGCAAGAGCAGTAC from the Arvicola amphibius chromosome 10, mArvAmp1.2, whole genome shotgun sequence genome contains:
- the Sdf2l1 gene encoding stromal cell-derived factor 2-like protein 1 yields the protein MRGASRGGVAGTLLALLLVLSVRSGGASKASAGLVTCGSVLKLLNTHHKVRLHSHDIKYGSGSGQQSVTGVEASDDANSYWRIRGGSEGGCPRGLPVRCGQAVRLTHVLTGKNLHTHHFPSPLSNNQEVSAFGEDGEGDDLDLWTVRCSGQHWEREASVRFQHVGTSVFLSVTGEQYGSPIRGQHEVHGMSSANAHNTWKAMEGIFIKPGADLSTGHDEL